A portion of the Oncorhynchus gorbuscha isolate QuinsamMale2020 ecotype Even-year linkage group LG19, OgorEven_v1.0, whole genome shotgun sequence genome contains these proteins:
- the ehd2b gene encoding EH domain-containing protein 2b: MSRWGRKDVKKTPEVIRTVTEGLKSLYRQKLLPLEQYYGFHDFHSPSLEDADFDNKPMVLVVGQYSTGKTTFIKYLLEQDIPGSRIGPEPTTDCFTAIMHGEVEGVIPGNALIVDPNKPFRKLNPFGNTFLNRFQCAQLPNQVLESISIIDTPGILSGAKQRVSRGYDFPAVLRWFAERVDRIILLFDAHKLEISDEFSEAIGALRGNEDKLRVVLNKADMVGTQQLMRIYGALMWSLGKVFNTPEVLRVYIGSFWSEPLLVPDNRRLFELEEEDLFSDIQNLPHNAALRKLNDLVKRARLVRVHAHIISYLKKEMPTFRKDKMKKNLIYQLPVIFSKIQLQHHISAGDFPDCAKMQEQLLIHDFTKFKPLKPSLMAALDELLASDIAKLMPLLRQEEIDAGVQPGVQGGAFLGTRAGPFMENDPFGEVENGGEEGEEEGEMAWVVTKDKPKYDEIFYNLAPNEGKLSGTKAKDWMVSTRLPNSVLGRIWKLSDVDRDGMLDDEEFALASHLIEVKLEGHGLPPELPARLVPPSKRRMKGSDI, from the exons aTGTCTCGTTGGGGCCGTAAGGATGTGAAGAAGACTCCTGAGGTGATCAGGACCGTAACAGAGGGGCTGAAGTCTCTGTACCGTCAGAAGCTCCTCCCCCTGGAGCAGTACTATGGTTTCCATGacttccactccccctctctggaGGACGCAGACTTTGACAACAAACCCATGGTGCTGGTGGTGGGGCAGTACTCCACTGGCAAGACTACGTTCATCAA GTATCTGTTGGAGCAGGATATCCCAGGAAGCAGGATAGGGCCAGAGCCCACCACCGACTGTTTCACGGCCATCATGCACGGTGAGGTAGAGGGGGTGATCCCGGGCAACGCTCTCATCGTTGACCCCAACAAACCTTTTCGCAAGCTCAACCCCTTCGGAAACACATTCCTCAACAG GTTCCAGTGTGCCCAGCTGCCCAATCAGGTCCTGGAGAGCATCAGCATCATCGACACACCAGGGATCCTGTCAGGAGCGAAGCAGAGGGTGAGCcgag GCTATGACTTCCCAGCGGTGCTACGTTGGTTTGCGGAGCGTGTTGACCGCATCATCCTCCTGTTCGACGCCCACAAGTTGGAGATCAGTGATGAGTTCTCCGAGGCCATCGGAGCGCTGCGTGGTAACGAGGACAAACTGCGTGTCGTCCTGAACAAGGCTGACATGGTGGGAACACAACAGCTGATGAGGATCTACGGAGCTCTCATGTGGTCTCTGGGCAAG GTGTTCAACACTCCAGAGGTCTTGAGGGTGTATATCGGGTCGTTCTGGTCCGAGCCGCTGCTGGTCCCTGATAACCGTCGCCTGTTTGAGCTCGAAGAGGAAGATCTGTTTAGTGACATCCAGAACCTTCCTCATAACGCAGCCCTCAGGAAACTCAACGACctggtgaagagggcacgactgGTCAGg gtgcATGCCCACATCATCAGCTATCTAAAGAAGGAAATGCCAACCTTCAGGAAGGACAAAATGAAGAAGAACCTGATCTACCAGCTTCCTGTCATCTTCTCAAAGATCCAGCTGCAGCACCATATCTCTGCTGGGGACTTCCCTGACTGCGCCAAGATGCAG GAGCAACTGTTGATCCATGACTTCACTAAGTTCAAGCCCCTGAAGCCGTCCCTGATGGCCGCTCTGGACGAGCTGCTGGCGTCCGACATCGCCAAGCTCATGCCCCTGCTACGCCAGGAGGAGATTGACGCGGGGGTGCAACCAGGGGTGCAGGGGGGAGCCTTCCTGGGAACCCGCGCCGGGCCCTTCATGGAGAACGACCCATTCGGAGAGGTGGAGAATGGGGGGGAGGAAGGCGAGGAAGAGGGCGAGATGGCCTGGGTCGTGACCAAGGACAAGCCCAAATACGACGAGATCTTCTACAACCTGGCGCCCAACGAGGGCAAGCTGAGTGGCACCAAGGCCAAGGACTGGATGGTGAGCACCCGGCTGCCAAACTCCGTCCTGGGGAGGATCTGGAAGCTGTCGGATGTGGACCGGGATGGCATGCTGGATGACGAGGAGTTTGCCCTGGCCAGCCACCTGATCGAGGTGAAGTTAGAGGGGCATGGTCTGCCCCCTGAACTGCCCGCCCGTCTGGTGCCCCCTTCCAAGCGCAGAATGAAAGGATCGGATATATAG